One segment of Pseudodesulfovibrio sp. 5S69 DNA contains the following:
- a CDS encoding HpcH/HpaI aldolase/citrate lyase family protein, with protein sequence MKTFRTMLFMPGNNPGMLASAGNLGADSVILDLEDAVAPGEKDAARILVRRTLTDLRPENVTCVVRINGLDTPYWRDDLAAAVTGGTDVILLPKCEHPDMLREIADFIGTSSRNGGAIKIMALVESALGIENASAIASFGGPLIGMLLGAEDLTAGMGAKRTPEGDEIAYARGRMLMACKAAGIAAVDTPFPFVTDMEGLAKDAAYAAQLGFSGKALISPHHVHAVKTAFMPTAEQIAWASRVIETAEAAERDGKGAVSLDGMMIDLPIIKRAKSVLQMAE encoded by the coding sequence ATGAAGACCTTCCGGACAATGCTGTTCATGCCCGGGAACAACCCCGGCATGCTCGCCAGTGCGGGCAACCTCGGCGCGGATTCCGTCATACTCGACCTGGAGGACGCCGTCGCTCCGGGTGAAAAGGACGCGGCAAGAATCCTGGTCCGGCGCACCCTGACCGATCTCAGGCCGGAGAACGTCACCTGCGTCGTGCGGATCAACGGCCTGGACACCCCGTACTGGCGGGACGACTTGGCCGCGGCCGTCACCGGCGGCACGGACGTCATCCTGCTGCCGAAATGCGAACACCCCGACATGTTGCGGGAGATTGCCGACTTCATCGGCACAAGCTCCCGAAACGGCGGGGCCATCAAAATCATGGCCCTGGTGGAAAGTGCCCTGGGCATAGAAAACGCCTCGGCCATCGCCTCGTTCGGCGGCCCCCTGATCGGCATGCTGCTCGGCGCCGAGGACCTCACGGCCGGGATGGGCGCCAAGCGGACCCCGGAAGGCGACGAGATCGCCTACGCCAGAGGCCGCATGCTCATGGCCTGCAAGGCCGCCGGCATCGCCGCCGTGGACACGCCCTTCCCCTTCGTCACCGACATGGAGGGCCTCGCGAAGGATGCCGCCTACGCGGCGCAGCTCGGCTTTTCCGGCAAGGCGCTTATCTCTCCCCACCACGTCCATGCGGTCAAAACCGCCTTCATGCCGACCGCGGAGCAGATCGCCTGGGCCTCGCGGGTCATCGAAACGGCCGAGGCCGCGGAACGCGACGGCAAGGGCGCGGTCTCCCTGGACGGAATGATGATCGACCTGCCCATTATCAAACGCGCCAAAAGCGTCCTGCAGATGGCCGAATAG
- the citD gene encoding citrate lyase acyl carrier protein, protein MNTKRGHQAEGETIMGQTASSQAGTLESNDIFIRMTQVPEGGESSVNVESIVMKQFGEDIIKTITQCLEDSGLKGVNIRANDRGALRCTILARMEAAITRYKESIK, encoded by the coding sequence GTGAACACCAAACGCGGCCACCAGGCCGAAGGAGAAACGATCATGGGTCAGACAGCGAGTTCCCAGGCGGGAACCCTCGAGTCGAACGACATCTTCATCCGGATGACGCAGGTGCCCGAGGGCGGGGAAAGTTCCGTCAATGTGGAGAGCATCGTCATGAAGCAATTCGGCGAGGACATCATAAAAACCATCACGCAGTGCCTGGAGGACTCCGGGCTCAAGGGCGTGAACATCCGGGCCAACGACCGGGGAGCGCTGCGATGCACCATCCTGGCCCGGATGGAGGCCGCCATAACGCGTTACAAGGAGTCGATCAAATGA
- a CDS encoding GNAT family N-acetyltransferase — protein sequence MVLQGFRAIATRQELSEAEALLRASGLSMPDGIDTGIGFFEDGRLGGTAFLAGATICGVCVDAAHRGRGLASSLVGRILSQALVDGIRRVCIFTKSNEAPKFASLGFQLVASTEKAAMLEFGEPDYAAWSRRTAETLQQSRRTMPKHSGGRFGAVVVNANPFTLGHHALVAEAAARCAQVVVFVVEEDASSFPFEDRLELVRRGASDLKTVVVVPGGPYMVSRASFPAYFSGREAHAAVHAEMDARIFATRIAPDMGIGIRFVGSEPYCPATATYNEVLRRVLPEYGIAIEEMPRQCAAGEIISASEVRRIMRDGNLPSRIPELERLVPPSTLQFLLSDKGRSIAENLRGKTGRH from the coding sequence ATGGTCCTTCAAGGATTCCGAGCGATCGCGACCCGGCAGGAACTGAGCGAGGCCGAAGCGCTGCTGCGGGCTTCGGGCCTGAGCATGCCCGACGGCATCGACACGGGCATCGGCTTCTTCGAGGACGGCCGCCTCGGCGGCACGGCCTTCCTGGCGGGCGCGACCATCTGCGGTGTCTGCGTGGACGCCGCCCACCGGGGACGGGGGCTCGCCTCGTCCTTGGTGGGCCGCATCCTGTCACAGGCCCTCGTGGACGGCATCAGGAGGGTCTGCATCTTCACCAAGTCGAACGAGGCCCCGAAGTTCGCCTCGCTGGGATTCCAGCTCGTCGCTTCCACCGAAAAGGCGGCCATGCTGGAGTTCGGCGAGCCTGATTATGCGGCCTGGAGCCGCCGGACGGCGGAGACGCTCCAACAGTCCAGGCGGACCATGCCGAAGCATTCCGGAGGCCGGTTCGGGGCGGTGGTCGTCAATGCCAACCCGTTCACGCTCGGCCACCACGCCCTGGTCGCGGAGGCAGCCGCCCGCTGTGCGCAGGTGGTCGTTTTCGTGGTCGAGGAGGACGCCTCCTCCTTCCCGTTCGAGGACAGGCTCGAACTCGTACGCAGGGGCGCTTCCGACCTGAAAACCGTCGTGGTCGTCCCCGGAGGCCCGTACATGGTCTCCCGGGCGAGTTTCCCGGCATACTTCTCGGGCAGAGAAGCGCACGCCGCGGTGCACGCCGAGATGGACGCCCGGATCTTCGCCACCCGCATAGCCCCGGATATGGGCATAGGCATCCGGTTCGTCGGCAGCGAACCTTACTGCCCCGCCACCGCAACCTACAACGAAGTCCTCCGGCGGGTGCTGCCCGAATACGGCATCGCCATCGAGGAAATGCCGCGGCAATGCGCCGCCGGGGAGATCATCAGCGCCTCCGAAGTCAGGCGGATCATGCGCGACGGGAACCTCCCGTCGCGCATCCCCGAATTGGAGCGGCTCGTTCCCCCGTCGACCCTGCAATTCCTGCTCTCGGACAAGGGACGGTCAATAGCCGAGAACCTGCGCGGGAAAACGGGGCGTCACTAA